In a genomic window of Paracoccaceae bacterium:
- a CDS encoding ABC transporter ATP-binding protein yields the protein MSDTSDLECRALSKSYDDFQAVKDVSFSVPKGTFFSILGPSGCGKTTLLRMIAGFQNPTGGDLLIKGKSMLDVPPNKRPVSMVFQHLALFPMMSIGANVGFGLRQRGVNKSDIKIQVERVLERVGLGGVSDRPVDSLSGGQKQRVAIARCMVLEPDVLLLDEPLGALDLKLREHMKVELKKLQSEFNTTFVYITHDQSEALVMSDQIAVMNHGKFEQIGSAKDLYYQPDTSFVAGFVGEANKHVAKVESANGAALHLVTSDGLQLRGVDAGDGLSKGETAQIFVRPEAIRLSRAHTDLAEMANVGSGRVESVLFNGANSQLILRDAANGSEMSVALPQTAEFRDLAQGDEVYFGWQPDQTRCYRQVS from the coding sequence ATGTCTGACACGTCCGATCTTGAGTGCCGTGCACTCAGCAAAAGTTATGATGATTTTCAAGCCGTTAAGGATGTGAGTTTCAGCGTCCCAAAGGGTACATTTTTCTCAATCCTTGGACCATCCGGGTGTGGCAAAACCACGCTTTTGCGCATGATCGCGGGGTTTCAGAACCCGACCGGGGGCGATTTGCTGATCAAAGGTAAATCCATGCTGGATGTGCCGCCCAACAAACGTCCGGTCTCCATGGTGTTTCAGCATCTCGCGCTATTTCCGATGATGAGCATCGGTGCAAATGTCGGTTTTGGCCTGCGCCAACGCGGCGTGAACAAGAGTGACATCAAAATACAAGTCGAACGCGTGCTTGAGCGCGTTGGTCTGGGCGGGGTGTCCGACAGGCCGGTAGATTCGCTGTCAGGCGGGCAAAAACAGCGCGTCGCCATTGCGCGTTGCATGGTTTTGGAGCCTGATGTGTTGTTGCTGGATGAACCGTTGGGCGCTTTAGATCTCAAACTGCGCGAACACATGAAGGTAGAGCTTAAAAAGCTGCAATCTGAGTTCAACACAACCTTTGTCTACATCACCCATGATCAATCCGAAGCGCTGGTGATGAGCGATCAGATCGCGGTCATGAATCACGGAAAATTCGAACAAATAGGATCCGCAAAGGATTTGTATTATCAACCGGATACGTCTTTTGTGGCGGGTTTTGTGGGCGAGGCCAATAAACATGTGGCCAAAGTTGAAAGCGCTAATGGCGCGGCCTTGCACCTTGTGACGTCGGATGGATTGCAATTGCGCGGTGTGGATGCCGGGGACGGGCTCTCCAAGGGCGAAACCGCGCAGATTTTTGTGCGCCCCGAAGCGATCCGCCTGTCACGCGCGCATACCGATCTGGCAGAAATGGCCAATGTTGGCAGCGGACGGGTTGAAAGCGTGCTGTTTAATGGTGCCAACAGCCAATTGATCCTGCGCGATGCGGCCAATGGCAGCGAGATGAGCGTGGCCTTGCCACAAACCGCCGAATTCCGCGATCTAGCGCAGGGCGATGAGGTTTATTTCGGATGGCAACCTGATCAAACGCGCTGTTATCGGCAGGTGTCCTGA
- a CDS encoding sulfite exporter TauE/SafE family protein → MIGDLLHAGLGWPIASILIVTSFLGSLITAGFGIGGGAVMLAVIATLLPAPAIVPVHGLVQVGSNAGRAFLFRKEVYRAVMMPFLIGALIGIVLGGLFVVQLEAGALQIALGSFILWSVAFSPPALMRRSSAITGGLSSFLTMFIGGTGPFVAAYIKTLGLSRIQHVATHAAFMTLQHLLKTIAFGVLGFAFSKWAGLIGLLIASGFLGTVAGRHILFKINEARFKLILNAILIILALRLIYAGGIELWTGGSTS, encoded by the coding sequence ATGATTGGCGATCTTTTACACGCGGGTCTGGGATGGCCCATTGCCTCCATTCTGATCGTGACCAGTTTTCTGGGGTCGCTGATCACAGCGGGGTTTGGCATCGGAGGCGGCGCGGTCATGCTGGCCGTCATCGCCACGCTGCTGCCAGCCCCCGCTATCGTGCCGGTGCATGGGCTTGTGCAGGTGGGCTCCAATGCAGGACGCGCATTCCTGTTTCGCAAAGAGGTTTACCGCGCGGTCATGATGCCGTTTCTAATTGGCGCTCTGATCGGGATCGTGCTGGGCGGATTGTTTGTGGTGCAACTGGAAGCCGGCGCTTTGCAAATCGCGCTTGGCTCTTTCATTTTGTGGTCTGTGGCCTTCAGCCCCCCTGCCCTCATGCGCCGCTCTTCAGCGATCACCGGCGGGCTTTCCAGTTTTTTGACGATGTTTATTGGCGGCACCGGACCTTTCGTAGCGGCCTACATCAAGACTCTGGGTCTCAGCCGGATCCAACATGTGGCCACACATGCGGCATTCATGACCCTGCAACATCTGCTGAAAACGATTGCCTTTGGGGTGTTGGGATTTGCATTTTCAAAATGGGCAGGACTCATCGGTTTGCTTATTGCATCCGGCTTTCTGGGCACCGTCGCCGGGCGTCATATCCTGTTCAAGATCAACGAGGCGCGCTTCAAGCTGATCCTGAATGCCATCCTGATCATTCTGGCGCTGCGTTTGATCTATGCGGGCGGGATCGAGCTTTGGACCGGCGGGTCGACCTCATGA
- a CDS encoding ABC transporter permease subunit, with the protein MITTIPQSAPFRWSYRAYVTLFFIYLALPLVTVCVFAFNDSVFPSLPWDGFTWDWFFGTEAPRIGVFHERPILRSIVISGVVAIWVSGLSVIVGTCNAFLFVRHDFRGKNLLYILMLLPLIIPGIILGISILVFSSTIANTLEEATGLWFDGLRPGLILVVLGQFSFITTFATLVISARLQKFDSSLEEAALNLGATKWGAIRQVTLPFLLPAMLAAAVVAVLMSFENFNTTLMLVGSDAPLTVTMFDRLKLGSTPVLNAVSLLLIVVSAVLGLLSLLLKR; encoded by the coding sequence ATGATCACCACTATCCCACAATCCGCCCCGTTTCGCTGGTCTTACCGGGCCTATGTGACCCTGTTCTTCATCTATCTGGCTCTGCCGCTTGTGACCGTCTGTGTCTTTGCCTTCAACGACAGCGTCTTTCCCTCGCTGCCTTGGGACGGCTTCACGTGGGATTGGTTTTTCGGGACTGAGGCCCCGCGCATTGGGGTCTTTCACGAACGGCCCATCCTTCGGTCTATCGTGATATCAGGCGTTGTCGCGATTTGGGTGTCAGGCCTGTCGGTGATCGTCGGGACATGTAACGCATTTTTGTTTGTGCGCCACGATTTCCGGGGCAAAAACCTGCTTTATATCCTCATGCTGTTGCCGCTGATCATTCCGGGCATTATTCTGGGTATCTCGATCCTTGTGTTTTCGAGCACCATCGCCAACACCCTCGAAGAGGCCACGGGGCTTTGGTTTGACGGGCTGCGCCCGGGCCTGATCCTTGTCGTACTGGGGCAGTTTTCATTTATCACCACCTTTGCGACGCTGGTGATTTCCGCGCGGTTGCAGAAGTTCGATTCCAGCCTCGAAGAGGCAGCGCTGAACCTTGGGGCAACAAAATGGGGCGCGATCCGTCAGGTGACACTGCCGTTTTTGCTTCCCGCGATGCTGGCAGCCGCGGTTGTCGCCGTGTTGATGAGCTTTGAGAATTTCAACACGACACTGATGCTGGTCGGATCGGATGCGCCACTGACGGTGACCATGTTTGATCGCTTGAAGCTGGGCTCCACGCCTGTGCTGAATGCAGTATCGCTTTTGCTGATCGTAGTCTCGGCTGTGCTGGGTTTGCTATCGTTGCTTTTGAAACGCTGA
- a CDS encoding acyl--CoA ligase — MRTTVTSLFSDHPSDAPAFGAPDRAWMSYGGLRDLSQEVATSLNAMGIGKGDRVAIVLPNGPEMAAAFVTVAQAATTAPLNPAYREEEYEFYLEDLKAKALLVMQDYDGPALSAAQKSGMAIIRLQVPDDAPAGYFTLHSDTQGTASPDAVTADDVALILHTSGTTSRPKIVPLLQSNVAASAEHIRASLELAPEDRCMNVMPLFHIHGLIAAVTASLAAGASIWCAPGFDALRFFGWMKEAKPTWYTAVPTMHQAILTRAKRNADVIADTKLRFLRSSSASLPAQVMVALNETFAAPVVEAYGMTEAAHQMACNPLASGTQKPGAVGIPAGPEMRIAHETENHLMEGTGEVVISGPNVTPGYESNPEANTKNFFEADGARWFRTGDQGAFDEEGYLHLTGRLKEIINRGGEKISPLEVDGVLLDHPDIAQVVTFAVPHPKLGEEVAAAVVLSEGSEAVEKDIRAFAATRMADFKVPRKVIIMDEIPKGATGKMQRIGLAEKLGLVEKA, encoded by the coding sequence ATGAGAACCACGGTCACATCTTTGTTTTCAGATCATCCCTCCGATGCACCCGCTTTTGGCGCGCCCGATCGCGCGTGGATGAGCTATGGCGGTTTGCGCGATTTATCACAGGAAGTGGCGACGTCGCTGAACGCTATGGGGATCGGAAAAGGCGATAGGGTTGCGATCGTATTGCCCAACGGCCCCGAGATGGCAGCGGCTTTTGTGACCGTTGCGCAGGCGGCAACAACAGCGCCCCTCAATCCGGCCTACCGGGAAGAAGAATATGAATTTTACCTCGAGGATCTGAAGGCCAAGGCGCTTTTGGTCATGCAGGACTACGATGGCCCGGCTTTAAGTGCGGCGCAGAAATCCGGGATGGCGATCATCCGGTTGCAGGTTCCTGATGATGCCCCGGCGGGATATTTTACACTGCACTCTGACACGCAGGGGACTGCATCACCCGATGCGGTCACGGCGGATGACGTCGCGCTGATCCTGCATACCTCCGGCACAACGTCGCGCCCCAAGATCGTGCCACTGTTGCAATCCAACGTTGCTGCCTCTGCGGAACACATCCGCGCGTCACTGGAACTGGCGCCTGAGGACCGTTGCATGAATGTGATGCCGCTTTTTCATATCCACGGGTTGATTGCGGCCGTCACCGCATCGCTGGCCGCAGGCGCATCCATATGGTGCGCGCCGGGGTTTGACGCTTTGCGTTTCTTTGGCTGGATGAAAGAGGCCAAGCCGACATGGTACACGGCCGTTCCAACCATGCATCAGGCCATTCTGACACGTGCCAAGCGCAATGCAGATGTGATTGCCGATACCAAGCTGCGCTTTTTGCGCTCCTCTTCGGCGTCCTTGCCCGCTCAGGTCATGGTCGCTTTGAACGAAACCTTCGCCGCTCCTGTGGTCGAGGCTTACGGCATGACCGAAGCCGCCCACCAGATGGCCTGCAACCCCTTGGCGTCGGGCACCCAGAAACCCGGTGCCGTCGGTATCCCTGCGGGGCCAGAAATGCGCATTGCGCATGAGACCGAAAACCATCTGATGGAAGGCACCGGCGAGGTCGTGATTTCCGGGCCCAATGTGACGCCGGGTTATGAGAGTAACCCAGAGGCCAACACAAAGAACTTTTTCGAGGCCGACGGTGCGCGTTGGTTCCGGACTGGTGATCAGGGGGCGTTTGACGAGGAGGGTTATTTGCACCTGACGGGCCGGCTGAAAGAAATCATCAACCGGGGCGGGGAAAAGATCAGCCCGCTGGAGGTTGATGGCGTCTTGCTGGATCACCCGGACATCGCGCAGGTTGTGACCTTTGCCGTGCCGCACCCCAAACTCGGCGAAGAGGTTGCTGCCGCAGTTGTGTTGAGCGAGGGATCAGAAGCGGTTGAAAAAGACATTCGCGCTTTTGCCGCCACCCGGATGGCGGATTTCAAAGTGCCGCGCAAAGTCATCATCATGGATGAAATTCCCAAGGGCGCGACCGGCAAGATGCAACGTATCGGTTTGGCGGAGAAGCTCGGATTGGTGGAGAAAGCCTGA
- a CDS encoding ABC transporter permease — translation MRSDKSKLGFFLLLAPLLIWLTTLIVLPHVGMFFVSLQEKVGIRQYETSFANYAVFFNEPLYWNTFARTAYMSITATFLTLIIGFPIAYYIAKLTRGRAKTTLFLMCLIPFWVSELVRTFGWMILLRETGVLSSFLQYIGAVSGPVEFLYNDAAIMTGLVYTSMLFMVVPLVTTLDSLDDSLIEAGYDLGGSSLSILREIVIPHAMPGIVSGCIVVFMLSLGNYLTPILLGGKDSLWFTGLIYNQFITRFNWELGSAFGFLLLGLSSLIVFLALKISGQSLGKTMGR, via the coding sequence ATGCGTTCGGACAAATCAAAACTTGGGTTTTTTCTGTTGCTGGCGCCGCTGCTGATCTGGCTGACGACGCTGATCGTCTTGCCGCATGTGGGGATGTTTTTTGTATCCTTGCAGGAAAAGGTCGGCATCCGGCAATACGAAACCAGCTTTGCCAATTACGCGGTGTTTTTCAATGAACCGCTCTATTGGAATACCTTTGCGCGCACCGCCTATATGTCGATCACAGCGACCTTTCTGACGCTGATCATCGGCTTTCCCATTGCCTATTACATCGCGAAACTGACGCGCGGGCGCGCTAAGACTACGCTTTTTCTGATGTGCCTGATCCCGTTTTGGGTCAGCGAGTTGGTGCGTACTTTTGGCTGGATGATCCTGCTGCGCGAAACCGGCGTTTTGTCATCGTTCTTACAATACATCGGCGCGGTCAGCGGTCCGGTGGAGTTCCTTTATAACGATGCCGCGATTATGACCGGGCTGGTTTATACCTCGATGCTGTTCATGGTCGTGCCGCTGGTGACCACGCTGGACAGCCTCGATGACAGCCTGATTGAGGCAGGCTATGATCTGGGCGGCTCCAGCCTGTCGATTCTGCGCGAAATTGTCATCCCACATGCCATGCCGGGGATCGTATCGGGCTGTATCGTGGTGTTCATGTTGTCGCTGGGCAATTACCTGACGCCGATCCTGCTGGGCGGCAAGGACAGCCTGTGGTTCACCGGGTTGATTTATAACCAGTTCATCACGCGGTTTAATTGGGAGCTTGGGTCGGCATTTGGCTTCCTGCTCTTGGGGTTGTCCTCGCTGATCGTGTTCTTGGCATTGAAAATTTCCGGACAATCGCTCGGCAAGACGATGGGGCGTTGA